A genomic stretch from Lathyrus oleraceus cultivar Zhongwan6 chromosome 2, CAAS_Psat_ZW6_1.0, whole genome shotgun sequence includes:
- the LOC127123415 gene encoding uncharacterized protein LOC127123415, with amino-acid sequence MVNRNQNADDIIRQVRHDDVAADNNLAAIVERIMVQNGVNLGLRRPNYTSPLAEYILQTDAPLRTKIPKFTKFARDTTESTVEHMARYLIEARDMSNNERLQMKFFPSSLTKNSFTWFTTLPQNSIHSWNQLERMFHEQFYMGKTKISLKELASLRRKFTEPINDNLNKFRLLKAKCFTQVPEHELVEMAVGGLDYSIRKKLDTQYLRYMAQLADRVRQVEHLKEEKARTNKGKRVVYVEFRKDDEGSCHEGPDFDDNEVDLAELTQGPPYACTFLAPLNGKKPVEPEKNDKFPKKTYTFDVTKCDEIFDLLVKDGQMIVPPGAKVPPLEQRKKRGFCKYHSFWVIKRLNVLFFRDLVQNAIQEGRLKFNDKTRSQMKIDSDPLQITEAHYTEPEEVNFTEVADDLCMTEVIEDFVNGLVMVRVHEYFEQAPLGDFAQRGTKDVNKENVEASDVEGAGN; translated from the coding sequence ATGGTAAATAGGAATCAAAATGCTGATGATATCATACGACAAGTTCGACATGATGATGTGGCAGCAGATAATAACCTAGCAGCTATAGTCGAAAGAATTATGGTTCAAAATGGGGTAAATTTGGGCCTTAGAAGACCAAATTATACGTCGCCTTTAGCAGAATATATCTTACAAACGGATGCACCCCTGAGGAccaaaatccccaaattcaccAAGTTTGCCAGGGATACTACTGAGTCTACTGTCGAACACATGGCGAGATATTTAATCGAAGCTAGAGATATGTCAAATAATGAGAGACTTCAGATGAAATTTTTTCCAAGTTCTCTTACAAAGAATTCTTTCACATGGTTCACAACTTTGCCCCAAAATTCAATCCACTCATGGAACCAACTGGAAAGAATGTTCCATGAGCAGTTCTACATGGGGAAAACGAAGATAAGTTTGAAAGAGTTGGCTAGTCTCAGACGAAAATTCACTGAGCCAATCAATGACAACCTGAACAAATTTCGACTACTCAAAGCCAAGTGTTTTACACAAGTACCAGAGCATGAATTGGTTGAAATGGCTGTTGGGGGTCTTGACTATTCGATTAGAAAGAAATTGGATACTCAATACCTAAGGTATATGGCCcaattggctgatagagttcgacaGGTAGAACATTTAAAAGAAGAAAAGGCTAGGACGAACAAAGGTAAAAGGGTGGTCTATGTCGAGTTCAGGAAAGATGACGAAGGTTCATGTCATGAAGGTCCAGACTTCGATGACAATGAGGTCGACCTTGCTGAATTAACACAAGGGCCTCCATATGCGTGCACATTTTTAGCTCCTTTGAATGGAAAAAAGCCCGTCGAACCTGAAAAGAATGATAAGTTTCCTAAGAAAACATATACGTTCGACGTTACAAAATGTGACGAAATTTTTGACTTACTGGTCAAAGATGGTCAGATGATAGTACCTCCGGGTGCTAAAGTACCCcctttagaacaaagaaagaaacgAGGGTTTTGTAAATACCATAGTTTTTGGGTCATAAAACGTCTCAATGTTTTGTTTTTCAGGGATCTTGTACAGAATGCCATCCAAGAGGGAAGACTCAAGTTCAATGATAAGACACGGAGTCAGATGAAAATCGACTCTGATCCTCTACAGATCACTGAGGCTCATTATACTGAGCCAGAGGAGGTGAATTTCACTGAAGTTGCTGATGATTTATGTATGACCGAAGTTATTGAAGACTTTGTCAATGGGCTTGTCATGGTCAGAGTACATGAGTACTTCGAGCAAGCACCTCTTGGCGATTTCGCCCAAAGGGGTACAAAGGATGTCAACAAAGAAAATGTTGAAGCCTCAGATGTCGAGGGTGCTggaaattaa